Genomic window (Chondrocystis sp. NIES-4102):
TGGGAGGGTAGGGCAACGACTGAACCTATTATTGCTTTGTTTACAGAAGAAGGATATACTATAGATTTTAATCAGCTTGCTAAATCTTTTTTAAGTAAAGCAATAGAAAATTCAAAGATAGAAATAGATTGTTTGTTTAATACTAAAGTTAAGCAAATATCTCAAGAAAATGATATATATACAATTGCAACTAATAATAAAATAATAAAAGCAAAAGTAGTGATAGTTGCCACAGGCGCGCACAGTTTACTATTTGCTAAATCCTTAGGTTATGGTTTAAATTATGCTCTACTAAGTGTTGCTGGTAGTTTTTATTTCGCTCCTCAATTACTCAATGGTAAGGTATATACAGTTCAACGGGAAAAATTACCTTTTGCAGCTATTCATGGCGATCCTGAAGTTCATAATCAAGCGATCGCTCGTTTCGGTCCAACTGCTAAAGTCTTACCTATGTTAGAACGCCATAATTATTATACTGTTTTGGAGTATTTTAAAACCGCAGGTTTAAGCGTAAAAGCAATTGTTAGTTTTCTCAAGATTTTATCTGATCCGATTATCTTGAAATATATTCTTCTCAATTTTTGTTATGATTTCCCCCTAATAGGCAAACTATTATTTATTCAAGAAGTAAAAAAAATTATCCCTTCAATTAAATTAAAAGATCTTACCTATGCTAAAGGTTATGGTGGAATTCGTCCTCAAGTAGTCAATCTTAATACTCAAGCTTTGGAAATGGGCGAAGCAAAAATCACTGGCGATCGCATTATTTTTAATATTACTCCTTCTCCTGGGGCATCTACTTGTTTACAAAATGCCTTAGATGACACAAGCAAAATTATCGAATTTTTAGGTAATAATTATCAGTTCAATCGTCAGCAATTTTTAGCAGATTTAGCTAATGATTTACTTATAAAGTAAGTTCAAGGATTAATCATTATCTCTGCTATTCTTATCTATAAACTCTATAAATATCCCTAGAGCTTAAACAGAATTAATTAACAATTAACTGCTTGACTAATACTAAATTTAAGTTATCAATGGATAATTAAAAATTAGTTGAGCTAGTCTAATACTTTTCAACAATCTATCTATAGGGGCGATCCTCAATTAACTAAGCAAACATTAGCCTAAAATTAAATATGGTAATGCCATATCTCAAACATTGCCTGGAAAGATAAAAATACTAAAATACCCATCTAAAAGCTAAATCAGTCCTAAGTCTCTCTTTATTTTTGCGCCCTCAGTATAAAATCACCAACTCAAACTATTACTTAATTATATGAAACTTAAACTAAAAATTTGGCGACAACCTAATCCCCAAACCCCAGGCAAACTAGAAGAATATACTGTAGATAATGCCCATCCAAGTATGTCTTTTCTTGAATTATTAGACGTTTTAAACGAACAACTAATTAAAAATAATCAAGATCCTGTAGCGTTTGATAGCGACTGTGGTGAAGGAATTTGTGGCTCTTGTGGTTTAATGATTAACGGTGTGGCACATGGAGAACAAAAACAAACTGCTGTTTGTCAGCTACATCTAAGAAGTTTTAAAGATGGGGATACAATTACTGTAGAACCTTGGCGTGCTAAAGCCTTTCCTCTAATTAAAGATTTAGTTGTCGATCGCTCGGCATTTGATCGCATAATGGCTGCTGGTGGTTATATTTCCGTCAATACAGGTGCAGCCCCCGATGCAAATTCTCTCCCTGTAATAAAAGACAATAGCGATCGCGCTTTTGATTATGCTGCTTGTATCGGTTGTGGTGCTTGTGTAGCAGCTTGTCCTAATGCCTCCGCTTCCCTCTTTACCGCAGCTAAAGTATCCCACCTATCTCTACTCCCCCAAGGACATCCTGAACGTCAGCAACGAGTACTCAATATGACTGCCCAAATGGCATTAGAAGGCTTCGGAGACTGTTCTAATCATGGTGAATGTACTGCTGTTTGTCCTAAAGGTATTTCTTTAGATGCGATCGCTTCTATGCGTCGGGAATATATTAAAGCCGTTTTTAGTTAGTTAAATAATAGACAGGAGTCAGACAGGGGGAGGTAGGAGGTATAAGTCTGGAAAGGGGGAGTCTGGAGAAGCTAAAAGCTATCAAACACGGATTAGCTGCGCGTCAGAGCTAAGAGCGTATTGCTAATAACTAAAAATCTCCTACCACTATCTACTATCAATATAAGTTTTTTTACTTGACAAGTCATAGTCGTTATGAGTATGATTTACATAACGTTACTTATCATGAGTACGAAACCATAAAGTAAGGAGTAAATAAAACTAAATGAGAGACACAGTACCAAGCGTAGTATTTAAAACTAGAGTACGAGACGAAGCTGTTGAAGGACCCAACCCTTTCCGTTGGCATGATCTAACAACAGAAGACATTTTTAAAGGTAAAAAAGTTATCGTATTTTCTCTTCCTGGCGCGTTCACTCCTACTTGTTCTTCCACTCACCTACCAGGATACGAACAACACTACGAAGAATTTAAAGAATTAGGTGTAGATTCAATCGTCTGTGTATCAGTTAATGATGCGTTTGTAATGTTCCAGTGGGGTAAACAACAGGGAGTTAAAAACGTCTTCTTGCTTCCCGATGGTAATGGTGAATTCACCAAAGAAATGGGGATGTTAGTTAAGAAAGATAACCTAGGTTTTGGAATGCGTTCTTGGCGTTATTCCATGTTTGTAAACGACATGAAGATCGAAAAAATCTTTACTGAAGCTGATTTTGGCGATAACTGCCCCACAGATCCTTTTGAAGTTTCTGATGCTGATACCATGTTGGCATACTTAAAAGGTAAAGAATAAAGCCTCTAGGGTTACTGTAAGAAACTCATAAATTGCAAGTGGAGGGTGTATTAAAAGTACACTACCTCTGCTTATTAATTATCACTTGTCAGCTTAAATCTCAATATTATTAATTTTATTGATCAAGATTAAACTTCCCAACTAAAAAACCAATTAAGGAGAGATATATCATGGTATCAACCATTTCCAAACAACAACTGCGTAATAGTCGTATCGATTTACCTGAAGATATTCGGTCTAAAATTGTTGAAATTCTAAACAAAACTCTTGCAGCCACTTTAGATCTAAAAACCCAAACCAAACAGGCACATTGGAACGTCAAAGGCATGGACTTTTATCAGTTACATCAACTATTTGACGAGATGGCAACAGAATTAGAAGAATATGTTGATATGGTTGCCGAAAGAGTAACAGCCCTAGGTGGTGTGGCAATGGGAACAGCCCGTATTGCTGCTGCGGAGTCTGTTTTACCAGAATACATTTTGGATGCTGTATCAGGGAAAGATCATGTGACTGCCCTAGCCGATCGCTTTGGTATATATGCTAAACACGTGCGTGAAGCAATTGATCAAACAGATGAATTAGGTGATGCGGATACCGCCGATCTTTATACTGAGATATCCCGTACTATAGATAAGCGTTTATGGTTCTTGGAAGCACACTTAGTATAATAAATCCCACATATCAAGTCGTAAGAAGAAAGTAAATAGCCTATCTTCGGTATAAGTAATGGTGTCTATCGAACCTTTAGGTAACATTCCGCTTAAACTGTAAGGTAGGCATTTTACATATAAGCAATTATGACAGATACAAAAGGTGCAGATGCAGTAGATCAAGCGATCGCTCAAGGTTTAGATTTAGATGGTTCTCCTATTGCTGAAAATAAATTAGCACTATATAACAAAGTGATGGGTTTTGAAGCAGGAAGACAAAGAAGTGGGGTAACTAATACCATGCGATCGCGCATTGTCAGAATTGGGGCAAAACATCTACCTCAAGAGGAATTAAACCAAATGTTATTGGATGCGGATTTTCCTGCTTTAAAGGATAAAGAAATTGCCTTTTATTATGGCGGAAAATAATTGAAAATTAACTGCAACATAAGAAATAGATATTAAACTTTGGGTAGTATTTATTCTTGTGTCTTAAAATGTATAATTTATCAACTTTTAGTCCTTCTATCTTCATTTAAAATTGGAGTAGGAGGAACAAAGTTTAAAAATTAATTCCCAGATGTCCTTAAAGATCGACTTTGGTTAAATAGTTGAATATTATAGTTTGAGGTAATTAGAAATCTTTGTTTCAATTTATTTCCACTCACTCTAAAACCCTTTAAACTAAAAAATAAAGCTTCAGCTACTACGATCGCAACAGTAATCATCTGTATATATCTGTGGACTTTCTCAATCCCTCAAATTAGTCTTATTAGTAATATAAATTTGGGAAAAAGTTAATGGTGCTTTCTCTGCCTCTAATTTATTCTATGGGCATAAATAAAATAGCTATTCAACCAGGAGTATAGAAAATAATGAGTTACGATTATGATTTATTTGTCATTGGTGCAGGTTCAGGAGGTATAGCCACCGCCAGACGTGCAGCCCAACATGGCGCAAAAGTAGGAATTGTGGAAAATGATCGTTTAGGTGGAACTTGTGTTAACCGTGGTTGTGTGCCTAAAAAGTTAATGGTGTATGCTTCCCATTTTCCTGATGCTTTTGAAGAGTCGGCAGGATATGGTTGGACTGTGGGAGAAAGCAGCTTTGATTGGCATAAAATGATTACTGCGGTTAATAATGAAGTTGACCGTCTCAATGGCATCTATAAAAAGATGTTGGATGATTCTAAAGTTACAATTTACGAAGGTACTGGTAAGTTTATAGATTCCCATACAATAGAAATTGGCGATCAAAAAGTTACTGCCGAAAAGATTTTAATTGCGGTGGGTGGTAAACCTGTAAAACCAGATCTTACTGGAATAGAACACGCCATCACTTCTAGGGAAATTTTCCATCTTACAGAACAACCCAAACGTATTGTAATTATTGGTGGGGGTTATATCGCGGTAGAATTTGCCTGTATTCTCAACGGTTTAGGTTCAGAAGTTACAGTAGTAATTCGCGGTGAAAAGATCCTTAAAGGATTTGATGAAGATATCCGTGATGAAATTCAAACAGCAATGCAAAATCATGGTATTAAAATTATTACAAACTGTGATAGCGATCGCCTGAAGTTTGAGAAAACCGATACAGGTTTAAAAGTTACTATCCCAACTAAGGATGATCAAGAAACTGTTATTATTGCCGATGCTGCAAGTTTGGCTGCTACAGGTAGAAAACCTGATTTAAAGAATTTAGGTTTAGAAAATACTCAGGTAGAAGTAGTAGATGGTGCTGTGGCAGTTGATGAATATAATAAAACCGCAGAAGATCATATTTATGCTTTGGGTGACTGTACAGATCGCATTAACCTAACTCCTGTGGCTATTAATGAAGGTAGAGCCTTTGCAGATACTCACTTTGGCGGACAATCGCGTAAAATGAGCTATGAAAATATCCCAACTGCGGTATTTACCACCCCCGAAGCAGCTACTGTGGGTTTAACTGAAGAAGAAGCCAAAGAAAAATATGGTGATGCAGTTAAGGTTTATCGTAGTAAATTCCGTCCCATGTACTATACCTTGCCCGATAAACAGGAAAAAACCCTAATGAAACTAATTGTTGATACCAATAGCAATAAAGTCGTTGGGGCGCATATGGTAGGAGATCATGCAGCCGAAATTATCCAGGGTGTAGCGATCGCTGTTAAAATGGGCGCGACTAAAGCTGATTTTGATGCCACAGTTGGTATTCATCCTAGTTCGGCGGAAGAATTTGTAACTATGCGCTAGTTTTTAATATCGCGATACAAGATTAGTTTGGGATAATTCAGGTGATGCTCGGCTCTTTTATGGATAGGTAGTAGGTAGTGGGTAGTGGGGAAGGAGTAATCCCACAAGGGGACAATGAGAGTAACGAGTCTGGTAGTAGGAGTAGTAGTTAAAGCCCAAAGCTAAAAGCTACCCTAAAGGGTTAGCTGCGCGTCAAAGCTAAGAGCTAAAAGCTAAAAGCTAAAAGCTAAAAACATCCCGTAATTATCTACTACTAATAACTTACATAAAACCAAAAAATAGTGTCGTCCAACTCTATGATCCACTGTTAAAGTGCGTAACCATAAATGTCGGGCGACACCTTATTAGTCTGTTAAATAAATATTGGTAAATACCGCTATTTATATATCTGATTTTGTCTTAATAAGCAAGACCCATACTGCGAGTAGTTTCCGCGCCTAAATAAACACGGATACTTAAAAAGTCGGTAGGACAAGCCGTTTCACAACGTTTGCAACCTACACAGTCTTCTGTACGGGGAGAAGAGGCAATTTGACCAGCTTTACAGCCATCCCAAGGTACCATCTCCAATACGTCAGTAGGACACGCTCGAACGCATTGAGTACATCCAATGCAAGTATCATAAATTTTGACGCTATGGGACATTACAATATAAGCTCCAACTGCGAATGTTCTTTGATCGTATTCTAAATATAATCAAGGGCTAGTTTACCCTATAGGAATATTCTCACTCGGCAAAAGACCAGATAACTTTAAATTCTGTTACAACTGGCGGTCGTTGTTTGCTGATTTATTGAATAAATTTAATATTTCTTAAGTTAAAGAGCTAAAATTCTTTGCAGTTGAAAATTTATCTAAGACTTTTAAGGGCTGCAATCAAACTTTGACAAGTATTGACTAGAAAATCCAAGTCTAAAGTATCAATAGTGTCGCTAGCTTGATGATAGTGAGGATTTCGCAGCATTGCCGTATCTGTGACCATAATAGCGCGATATTTTTCTTGCCAAAAGGAATAATGATCACTAAATCCTGTAACAGGTACTAATTTACCACTACTAGGATCGGGTAATATTTCACAAGGAGTACCATGTTGCTTCATTTTCCGACTCAAATGGAATAAATCACCCAGGGCGGATAGGTTACCAACTAAAGCAATAAAATTAGCGCGATCGCTATACAATGGTTTAATTAAATCTGGATAGGTTTGGGTATATCGTTCTTGTTTACAATATCCCAGCATTTCTAAGGATAACATTAGTCGTAATTTTGCCTGGCTTTGTTTTAACTCTTTAGCATAAGCACTACTTCCAACTAAGCCATATTCTTCTAAATCAAAAGCAACTAATCTTACAGGATATTTTATAGGATTATTGGTAAAAACCTCAGCCAATTCTAATAGTACTGCGACTCCCGTAGCATTGTCGTCTGCTCCAGGACTACCTATGACACCATCATAATGCGCCCCGATTAAAATAGGCGGTCGGCTTGAGGTGTTAGTACCCTTGATGTCTAAAATTAGATTTTGATGTATTTTATCTTTAAATTTAAATTCATGATTGGTCACTACACCCCACTGACTTAAAGAGTAACGAATATATTCTCTAACAAAGAAATGTCCCCCAGAAGCTATATAGGGATCTCTTTCTCTTACTATTTGGGTGAGATGATTATATAGTCTTGTCTTTAATTGATCGAAGGGTTGGGGGTTAGTCATAGTAATAATGTTAAGTTAATAATTTTGCGATCGCGCAATAGCAATATGTATTTTTATTAAGATATTTGCTCTATTTTTTATTACTTACTATCTTTAATATTACTAATAAGCTGTTACGCATTTAAGTTATTGGTTGAGACAGGAGTCCTAAAGGATAAGCTATGTCTACGACAGCTACGCAACCGCAAATCAGGAGTCAGGAGTCAGGAGTCAGGTAATGAGTAAAGCTAAAAACTCAAGCTAAAAGCCCCAATTTTAAATACAGCCATCATATAAATACTAAAATCTCAACTGTAGATTAAGTTTAAAATACATTTTTCTATCATTTTCTTGAATTATTTTCCCGTATCTATGTCTTGTTGTAGAAGGTGTATCGAGTTTAATATTATTAAATAAATATGACTTTAAAGTTTCTATATCTATAATATGAAATGCAACTTGTTCTCCAGAATTTTTAACTACGATTATACCGTTAGCTTCATAACAGCCATCCCATTTACTGCCTGGGAAAAATCCTAATAAATTATCTATTAAAAGTTTTTTGACTTTACTAATTAAAAAGTTTTTATCTTCATACCCCAGTTCACTAATCACATTAGTATTTTCATCAAGGTAATCGATAATTTTAGTTAGAGATGAAATTCTATGTTTATAAAAAATCAAAAGAATACAGCCGATAAGATTAGGCATCAAAAAATCTACCATTTTTAAGTTATATTCCATTGCTTTTTTTTCTGGCGCAAGATACTTAAAAGTCCCACCATTTTTTTCTATAGCTTTAATTCTATCGGTTAATTTTGTTTTAGTGTTAATAGCATTAATTATATCTACTTGCTCTTTAGGTAAATTTTCTATTTCAAAAATAAAATTAGTATTTCCTGAAGCATTAAGTAACGTAGGTTTACTTCCTAAATAAGATTTTATGCCAAATCCCTCATTTTCCTTGACGTAAAGTTGATGCTCGATATCCAAGCAAATATCTGATTTCTGAGTACTTGTTCCCCCTTTTATTAGAGTTAATCCCAAATTATTTTGGAGAACTTCAAATTCAGGAATTGTAAAAGTCCCCTTACCTGCTTTTATTTGCTTAATTAAATTATTGATAACTTCACTATTAATTAGTTGAGCAATATTTATCTTTTCTACACTTCCTACATCCTTGTTAATAATCTCCACTTCACTTTTACCAATTAACCTAAAATCACGATTAATCTTATTACCAGTAACTTTTGTGACCTTTAAATAATTACTTGTAGGATTTAAATATTGATCAGCTAATAAAAGATGCTGCTCAGATAAAATTCTAATAAACGTTAATAACTCCGACCACTCACCCTTATTTTTCGTCTTTTTCATCTCTGGTTGCTGACATTCCAAATTATCCATATAGGCAATAAGATTCCTTCCCACAGCCTCAATTGCATTAACCGCTACACTATTTCCTAACTGTTTAATAGCTTGAGTAGCACTTACGGGAAATTCAAAATTGTCGGGAAAACCTTGCATCTTTCTCCCTTGAATATAAGTTAATTGTTTAACTTCACCATCAACTAAATAGGAATCCCAATTACGACGATCATTAATATTAGAACCACGCCCACCTACTCTTAAAGTAAAGCCAATTTCTCGACTACAAACACCACCCCAAACATCACTCATGTTAAATTTTAGAGGTAATTTATCGGGAAATTTAAAACTTTTATTAATACCTTCGTCACGAAAACCAATAATAAAAATTCTAGGTCTTAATTGTGGTAATCCATAATCAGAAGCTTTAACAATTTGATAGTAAAAAGAATAACCCAAATCAGATTCTAAAACCTTACGAATTAACTTAAAAGTTTGACCATGATCATGATTAACTAATCCCTGAACATTTTCTAAAAAATAAGCCTTTGGTCGTTTAACTTCTAAAATATCCGCAATATTAAAAAATAAATTACCTCGTTCAGAATCATGTAAATCATCAAAGCCTCTTTTATAACCAGCTTGACTAAAAGGTTGGCAGGGAAAACCAGCACATAAAACATCAAAATCAGGGATTTCATCAGGAACAATTCCCCTGATATCACTATTAAATAAACCTGCTTGAAATAATTGAGGGGAAAGATTTTTAAAATTATGAATGTAAGTTTGCCTCGCATATTGATCAATTTCAGAAGCAAAAACACACTCTCCCCCCAAAGCGTGCATTGCTAAATGAAATCCACCAATTCCTGCAAATAAATCAATGAATTTAAATTTAGATAGTGTCACTACAAAACAGATACATTAACTAATTAATTGTGCCTGTAAGAGGTGAACTTGCACTAGCATATTGCTTAACAGGAATTCTACCAGCCAAATAAGCGAGTCTGCCTGCTTCTGTAGCCAAACCGATCGCCCGTGCCATTGCTACAGGATTTTGAGCCAGAGCGATCGCACTATTAACCAGTAAAGCATCCGCCCCCATCTCCATAGCTAAAGCAGCCTCACTTGGTGTACCTATCCCAGCATCCACCACCACTGGCACATTGGCTTCTTCGATGATAATAGCAATATTAGCTGCATTATTAATCCCTTGTCCCGAACCTATAGGTGAACCCAAAGGCATCACCGTCGCACACCCAACTTCTTCTAAACGTTTGGCTAGTAGAGGATCAGCATTGATATAGGGTAAAACGGCAAACCCTTCCTTAACTAATTGTTCGGCTGCTTGTAATGTGCCAATGGGATCGGGAAGAAGATATTTCGCATCGGGAATAACTTCGAGTTTAATAAAATTATTATCCTCCTGTCCTAACAACTTTGCCATTTCGCGACCCAAACGGGCAACCCTTACCGCTTCTTCCGCCGTTTGACACCCTGCGGTGTTAGGTAACATCCAAATTTTACTCCAGTCTATTGCTTCTGCTAATCCTTCATGCCCTGGGGCTTTAGTTTGGACTCTTCTAACTGCAACTGTAATGATCTCACAACCACTAGCAATTACGCTTTGCTGCATGGCTTCCAAACTCGGATATTTACCTGTGCCAGTCATCAAACGAGAATTAAAAGTACGTCCTGCGATCGTTAATTTTTTAGGATCGGCAATTATAGTAGCTGAGGCGGTTAAAGAAGTCTGAGAGTTGGATTTGGGTAATGATAATTTTTGCGTATTACTAGTAGAATTCATATTACTGGGTTGATGATTAAAACGTTGATAACTAAAAGCAGTTAATAGAGGATCAAATTGCTGGTTCAAGATTAAATCACTAATAAGGGTAGCCGTGATCGGGGCAAGTAAAATCCCATTGCGATAATGTCCTGTTGCCAAAAATAAGTTCTCACAAGCACTCTGTCCCAATATTGGTAACTCATCAGGAGTGCCAGGACGAAAACCCCACCATAACTCTTCAATTTGCCAATTAGCTACTTCAGGATACAATTCAATAGCTTTAGCAAGTAGATTTTGAATACCTTGAGGTGTATTAAAAGGAGAAAAGCCAACCTCTTCTACTGTTGCACCAATAACTAATCTGCCATCTTGTCGAGGTACAAGATAAATATTATCTCCATACAATACCCGTTGCAGAGGATAGGGCTGATGAAGCTTTTGGGGCATTTTAAGAGCTAACATCTGTCCTTTAACAGGACGCACAGGCAAGGGTAACAGTTGATTTGCCCATGATCCTGCTGCTAAAACATAACTATCGGCAGTTAAATTACCGAAATCAGTTAAAACCCCGTCAACCCGTCCTTGTCGCTGTTGAATTGCCCTAACCTTAACCCCTTCTTTAATCTCCACCTGCAAAGTTTGGGCAGCTTGTAAGAGCGATCGCATTAAACAACGATTATCTACTTGACCATCTTCTGCATACCACCAACCACCTACAATGTTACTTCCTAACCCAGGTTGATATAAACTAATAGCAAGCTTATCCAACCAGACAGCATCATGAGTGTTAACAGGTATTGATTCTATGGGGCGAGTAACAGGGGCAAGAATACCACAAGGTAAATACCCAGTTTCAACTCCCGTCAACTCTTCCAACTTTTGTGTCCATTGAGGATATAGCCAACGAGATCTTAAACACAGATCAAGCATGGGAGACGAGGAAATTTTTTCTGCCATTGGTGCTAACATTCCTGCTGCTGCGTGGGATGCTGCCTGCATAAAATCTTGACTGATCACAGTTACCTTAAGGCTTTGATCCCGTTGTTTTAATTCAACAGCGATCGCTAGCCCCATTACTCCACCACCAATAATTAGAATTTCTCTTGCTTTTTTCATCTACCTAACCCCCTGCCTAATACTGTAACGTGAAACCCCATATATAATTATTCACTCTAGATTAGTTCACCCACACTCACATAAAATTAGATTAATGATTATTGTTAATTTCGCAAGTGTTCGATGATTCCTAGAAGATACGCCAAATTAAAACAAGTTCTCGATCTAAGACAACCCGACTTAACGGTTTTAACTGAAAATGTCCATAAGGCTCATAATATTTCAGCTATTATTCGTACTTGCGATGCGGTGGGAGTTTTCGCCCTACACGCAGTCAATAATCATAGTACCCTCCCTATTTATTCCCAAGTTACCCAGGGGAGCGAAAAGTGGGTTAAGCTTCATACCCATTTTAATATTCAAGCTGGCATAGAGTATCTTCAACAGCAAAATCATCGAGTCTATGCTGCTCATCTCAGCGATACAGCTATGGACTATCGGCAG
Coding sequences:
- a CDS encoding malate dehydrogenase produces the protein MNKNTYEVVIIGAGVCGTALLYTLSKYSNIRKIALIEKEADVALINSSTNSNSQTLHFGDIETNYTLAKATKVKAGANLVKNYLLTYDRSHKIHTKYHKLVLGVGKKQVEQLTKRYQEFKQLFPDLKLLNDKEIAAKEPKVWEGRATTEPIIALFTEEGYTIDFNQLAKSFLSKAIENSKIEIDCLFNTKVKQISQENDIYTIATNNKIIKAKVVIVATGAHSLLFAKSLGYGLNYALLSVAGSFYFAPQLLNGKVYTVQREKLPFAAIHGDPEVHNQAIARFGPTAKVLPMLERHNYYTVLEYFKTAGLSVKAIVSFLKILSDPIILKYILLNFCYDFPLIGKLLFIQEVKKIIPSIKLKDLTYAKGYGGIRPQVVNLNTQALEMGEAKITGDRIIFNITPSPGASTCLQNALDDTSKIIEFLGNNYQFNRQQFLADLANDLLIK
- the sdhB gene encoding succinate dehydrogenase iron-sulfur protein, which produces MKLKLKIWRQPNPQTPGKLEEYTVDNAHPSMSFLELLDVLNEQLIKNNQDPVAFDSDCGEGICGSCGLMINGVAHGEQKQTAVCQLHLRSFKDGDTITVEPWRAKAFPLIKDLVVDRSAFDRIMAAGGYISVNTGAAPDANSLPVIKDNSDRAFDYAACIGCGACVAACPNASASLFTAAKVSHLSLLPQGHPERQQRVLNMTAQMALEGFGDCSNHGECTAVCPKGISLDAIASMRREYIKAVFS
- a CDS encoding peroxiredoxin is translated as MRDTVPSVVFKTRVRDEAVEGPNPFRWHDLTTEDIFKGKKVIVFSLPGAFTPTCSSTHLPGYEQHYEEFKELGVDSIVCVSVNDAFVMFQWGKQQGVKNVFLLPDGNGEFTKEMGMLVKKDNLGFGMRSWRYSMFVNDMKIEKIFTEADFGDNCPTDPFEVSDADTMLAYLKGKE
- the dps gene encoding starvation-inducible DNA-binding protein, with product MVSTISKQQLRNSRIDLPEDIRSKIVEILNKTLAATLDLKTQTKQAHWNVKGMDFYQLHQLFDEMATELEEYVDMVAERVTALGGVAMGTARIAAAESVLPEYILDAVSGKDHVTALADRFGIYAKHVREAIDQTDELGDADTADLYTEISRTIDKRLWFLEAHLV
- the gor gene encoding glutathione-disulfide reductase, giving the protein MSYDYDLFVIGAGSGGIATARRAAQHGAKVGIVENDRLGGTCVNRGCVPKKLMVYASHFPDAFEESAGYGWTVGESSFDWHKMITAVNNEVDRLNGIYKKMLDDSKVTIYEGTGKFIDSHTIEIGDQKVTAEKILIAVGGKPVKPDLTGIEHAITSREIFHLTEQPKRIVIIGGGYIAVEFACILNGLGSEVTVVIRGEKILKGFDEDIRDEIQTAMQNHGIKIITNCDSDRLKFEKTDTGLKVTIPTKDDQETVIIADAASLAATGRKPDLKNLGLENTQVEVVDGAVAVDEYNKTAEDHIYALGDCTDRINLTPVAINEGRAFADTHFGGQSRKMSYENIPTAVFTTPEAATVGLTEEEAKEKYGDAVKVYRSKFRPMYYTLPDKQEKTLMKLIVDTNSNKVVGAHMVGDHAAEIIQGVAIAVKMGATKADFDATVGIHPSSAEEFVTMR
- a CDS encoding photosystem I iron-sulfur protein PsaC; amino-acid sequence: MSHSVKIYDTCIGCTQCVRACPTDVLEMVPWDGCKAGQIASSPRTEDCVGCKRCETACPTDFLSIRVYLGAETTRSMGLAY
- a CDS encoding M28A family peptidase, with amino-acid sequence MTNPQPFDQLKTRLYNHLTQIVRERDPYIASGGHFFVREYIRYSLSQWGVVTNHEFKFKDKIHQNLILDIKGTNTSSRPPILIGAHYDGVIGSPGADDNATGVAVLLELAEVFTNNPIKYPVRLVAFDLEEYGLVGSSAYAKELKQSQAKLRLMLSLEMLGYCKQERYTQTYPDLIKPLYSDRANFIALVGNLSALGDLFHLSRKMKQHGTPCEILPDPSSGKLVPVTGFSDHYSFWQEKYRAIMVTDTAMLRNPHYHQASDTIDTLDLDFLVNTCQSLIAALKSLR
- a CDS encoding C-5 cytosine-specific DNA-methylase codes for the protein MTLSKFKFIDLFAGIGGFHLAMHALGGECVFASEIDQYARQTYIHNFKNLSPQLFQAGLFNSDIRGIVPDEIPDFDVLCAGFPCQPFSQAGYKRGFDDLHDSERGNLFFNIADILEVKRPKAYFLENVQGLVNHDHGQTFKLIRKVLESDLGYSFYYQIVKASDYGLPQLRPRIFIIGFRDEGINKSFKFPDKLPLKFNMSDVWGGVCSREIGFTLRVGGRGSNINDRRNWDSYLVDGEVKQLTYIQGRKMQGFPDNFEFPVSATQAIKQLGNSVAVNAIEAVGRNLIAYMDNLECQQPEMKKTKNKGEWSELLTFIRILSEQHLLLADQYLNPTSNYLKVTKVTGNKINRDFRLIGKSEVEIINKDVGSVEKINIAQLINSEVINNLIKQIKAGKGTFTIPEFEVLQNNLGLTLIKGGTSTQKSDICLDIEHQLYVKENEGFGIKSYLGSKPTLLNASGNTNFIFEIENLPKEQVDIINAINTKTKLTDRIKAIEKNGGTFKYLAPEKKAMEYNLKMVDFLMPNLIGCILLIFYKHRISSLTKIIDYLDENTNVISELGYEDKNFLISKVKKLLIDNLLGFFPGSKWDGCYEANGIIVVKNSGEQVAFHIIDIETLKSYLFNNIKLDTPSTTRHRYGKIIQENDRKMYFKLNLQLRF
- a CDS encoding glycine oxidase ThiO, with amino-acid sequence MKKAREILIIGGGVMGLAIAVELKQRDQSLKVTVISQDFMQAASHAAAGMLAPMAEKISSSPMLDLCLRSRWLYPQWTQKLEELTGVETGYLPCGILAPVTRPIESIPVNTHDAVWLDKLAISLYQPGLGSNIVGGWWYAEDGQVDNRCLMRSLLQAAQTLQVEIKEGVKVRAIQQRQGRVDGVLTDFGNLTADSYVLAAGSWANQLLPLPVRPVKGQMLALKMPQKLHQPYPLQRVLYGDNIYLVPRQDGRLVIGATVEEVGFSPFNTPQGIQNLLAKAIELYPEVANWQIEELWWGFRPGTPDELPILGQSACENLFLATGHYRNGILLAPITATLISDLILNQQFDPLLTAFSYQRFNHQPSNMNSTSNTQKLSLPKSNSQTSLTASATIIADPKKLTIAGRTFNSRLMTGTGKYPSLEAMQQSVIASGCEIITVAVRRVQTKAPGHEGLAEAIDWSKIWMLPNTAGCQTAEEAVRVARLGREMAKLLGQEDNNFIKLEVIPDAKYLLPDPIGTLQAAEQLVKEGFAVLPYINADPLLAKRLEEVGCATVMPLGSPIGSGQGINNAANIAIIIEEANVPVVVDAGIGTPSEAALAMEMGADALLVNSAIALAQNPVAMARAIGLATEAGRLAYLAGRIPVKQYASASSPLTGTIN